In the Lepidochelys kempii isolate rLepKem1 chromosome 4, rLepKem1.hap2, whole genome shotgun sequence genome, GCAGTCCACGTGTCGGGGGGATTTAAAAGTTTGGGAAGGGACCGCGGGCTCCGCAGCTCGGCGACTCCAGAGCGGGAGGGAAGCGAGACACGCAGCAGCGGGCGAGGCGGGAAGGGCTCCGCGGCGCAGACTCGGGGCCAGCCGGGCCGCCCTTCGGCGGACACCATGCTCAGGAGAGGCGCTTGCCAGCGGCAGCCCCCTGTTCAGCACcgcgccgccgcctcctcccgcGGCAGCCAGCCCCGCCTTAGGAACCAGCCGGGGGGCCACCGCAACGTGCCAGGAGCCCCCCTGCTATTGCTCTTCCTGGTCCTCGCCTCCTGGACGTGCGCCTGCCAAGGTGAGAAGCAGCCCAGCCCCCAGAGCCTGCCCCTCTGGGGTGCCTCTAGCTGCTGCTGGGTCCTGCCGCTTCCTAGCCCCATCCccgcccctctctgctccccttggCGGCGTGCTGGCTTCCAGGGGGTTCCCCGCGAGTCCCTCTCTTTCTCGGGGGGCTTAGgctgagagagagcgagagagaacgGGTGGGTGAGGTGaaaccttttattggaccagctttggttggtgaaagagacaagctttccagcccCTCCCGggctacaactgcactgcatACAAGGCTTGGGCTAGTGTAAGCGTTCAGGGGCGCTGACTCTCCAACTCTCACTCCAAGTACCTGAGACCGTTTATTCAGGGATGCAGCTACCTGAAAAGATGCAAGGTGTCCAGTAGGAAGACTTCCGGAGTGGGAGTCTCCTAATCTGGTGTAGCCACCGAGTGTATGTGCTTCATCTATGTTTGTAGCTCACAGGAGAGGTAATGGGGCGGAAGGGAGACTTGGGACCGACCCTTGCACTGAACCTAGCAGAGAAATAAGACGTTTGTGGTAATCATCCGTTTCTAAACATGCGGATGGAGTGAGCAGTGATACTGAATACAGAAAACCTTCTCTTGAGTTTAAGAGCAACGAAATTAGGAGTCCAGGCCGCTACCTTAAGCACATACAGAGGTACCCCCCAGACATGCACACCCTTATAAAGAAGTCCCTAGGAAATATTTTGGTAGGGATAAAAGCAATCGGATCCTATAAATTCTAAACTGTGATAGAAGTTAATAGAGAATGATGTCCTTTCTCTAGATTAATTGAATCATGCCTCAGAATTCTATATACTGTACTTCACtttttaaattctataggatggtttAAAACAACTCTAGAAAGGAGAACAGATTGTTACATACTATGGGACATCACAGACATTTCATTTGCCTTTGAAAATAATGTGGCAATCACAGAGAAGAGCTCTGTAATGGCACAAAGTCCTGTAAATATTGCTAGCCACTGTTTTGTTTGAGTCTCTCTCATTACTTTCAGAACAGTACTCCAAACCATATTGCGTACCAAGATACATACCGCAGTACCTCAGCGCATCAGGGCAGGTTATAGATACCACTGTGGCAACCTCGCGGAATTTCTTATTCATATTACTGCTTATACATTTTTATTCATGTGAAGCAAGAATAGTGTAATAATCCTGTATATATCattttgaaaagtttcaaaaacaagTACTGCACATGATTATTAGTTAATTTTCACACACCCAAGTCTGCAATTTTATATATATTGATTGTAAAGGCATGAAGTTCAAATTTAGAAAGAACTATGGAAAAGTTAATTTATTAAAACTAATATTATTTTAAACCAAAAACTTGGCGTAAACGCAAATGACAAggcatgaaatatttttttctttattgctaCTCTGAGTAAAAAAGGGTTCAGTGTTctcaaacaatttattttaaaggaaaaaaataatcaactATTCTACAGCCTCATTTCATTTGAAAGCATAAGACATTAAATCTGAAAATTATGCATTTATAAAGGTGTTATAATATAATTTGTATTTTATAGTAATTCTATTCTGCATATTTCCAGATGCCTTACAAAGTAGTTAGTTATGTATTCATTGAGGAGGAATGTCACACAATAAGTCATCACACGATGAGTATTTTTGCTTTGCTTGTGCTGCTTATCTGAACGTTGCTTTTTGTTTGTGAGTCTATGATATTTAAATGCACCAGGAAGGAGGGAGGTTTAAATCAT is a window encoding:
- the NMU gene encoding neuromedin-U isoform X4, whose amino-acid sequence is MRGSGDDALARSQDDAVHVSGGFKSLGRDRGLRSSATPEREGSETRSSGRGGKGSAAQTRGQPGRPSADTMLRRGACQRQPPVQHRAAASSRGSQPRLRNQPGGHRNVPGAPLLLLFLVLASWTCACQGVPVPSQELQAEQDLQLWNEIDGACSAYLSIIDPHPEASSALEELCFMVMGFLQKPQGLEEKDNTKREELQGPGGIQSRGYFLFRPRNGRRSAGFR
- the NMU gene encoding neuromedin-U isoform X5, whose product is MRGSGDDALARSQDDAVHVSGGFKSLGRDRGLRSSATPEREGSETRSSGRGGKGSAAQTRGQPGRPSADTMLRRGACQRQPPVQHRAAASSRGSQPRLRNQPGGHRNVPGAPLLLLFLVLASWTCACQGVPVPSQELQAEQDLQLWNEIDGACSAYLSIIDPHPEASSALEELCFMVMGFLQKPQGLEEKDNTKRFLFHYSKTHDSGNSDIMGINLVLKIS